A genomic stretch from Megalobrama amblycephala isolate DHTTF-2021 linkage group LG22, ASM1881202v1, whole genome shotgun sequence includes:
- the zgc:91999 gene encoding protein kinase C and casein kinase substrate in neurons protein 3, with amino-acid sequence MADPPTGPPEDLNKISFWMPGNYVRTVQRTPESYQACKDIIACMKDRAHVERQYARQLTEWSSKWKSITETRPLYGSLLRAWQCFFSSTERLSALHTSISQSLVSEDGERIRSWQKETFPRKMFCGFRESHDLGTAFSRAQKPWVKRLKKLEKARAAYHKSCQREQIAQEKENQAKHNTNLSESKLSKIQQTREKATQERSKARDRYEKVLEDVTGFAPRYMEEMESVFDQSQEEERKRISFLKQTFLSIHRHLDITNNESIKAVYGELHHSLMSISEPDDLRWWKNNHGPGMPTDWPKLEEWNPPIKKQKPGKKPKAHRGTEEKGVMIGGVRVRALYSYTGEEPDELSFRAGEEFLKVEEEDDQGWCWGVKEGGVEGFYPANYVLPVK; translated from the exons ATGGCGGACCCTCCAACAGGCCCACCTGAGGATCTCAACAAAATCAGCTTCTGGATG CCAGGAAATTATGTGCGGACAGTGCAGAGGACACCAGAGTCGTACCAAGCTTGTAAAGACATCATAGCATGTATGAAGGACCGGGCTCATGTAGAGCGACAGTACGCCCGTCAGCTGACTGAATGGAGCAGCAAGTGGAAATCAATCACAGAGACTC ggcCGCTGTACGGGTCCCTCTTGCGGGCATGGCAGTGCTTTTTCTCGTCCACCGAGCGTCTGTCTGCCCTTCACACGTCAATCTCCCAGTCTCTGGTTTCAGAAGATGGAGAACGCATTCGTTCGTGGCAGAAGGAGACGTTCCCGCGGAAAATGTTCTGCGGCTTCAGGGAGTCACATGACCTCGGGACGGCTTTCTCACGTGCTCAGAAACCCTGGGTGAAAAGATTAAAGAAG CTGGAAAAGGCCCGTGCGGCATATCACAAGTCGTGTCAGAGGGAGCAGATCGCTCAGGAAAAAGAGAATCAAGCCAAACACAACACCAACCTGAGCGAGAGCAAACTGTCCAAGATTCAGCAGACGAGAGAGAAAGCCACACAGGAACGCAGCAAG GCACGTGATCGTTATGAGAAGGTTCTAGAGGACGTCACTGGATTTGCACCGCGATACATGGAGGAAATGGAGTCTGTGTTCGACCAATCACAGGAGGAGGAGAGGAAGAGGATCAGCTTCCTGAAACAGACCTTCCTGTCCATTCACAGACACCTCGACATTACCAACAACGAGAG TATAAAAGCAGTGTACGGTGAACTACATCACTCGCTCATGTCCATCAGTGAGCCTGATGATCTCCGCTGGTGGAAGAACAACCATGGGCCGGGCATGCCTACTGACTGGCCCAAACTAGAG GAATGGAATCCTCCGATTAAAAAGCAGAAACCAGGAAAGAAACCAAAAGCACACAGAGGAACTGAGGAGAAAGG GGTCATGATCGGAGGCGTGCGTGTGCGAGCGCTGTACAGCTACACCGGAGAGGAACCTGATGAACTGTCCTTCAGAGCAG GTGAAGAGTTCCTCAAGGTTGAGGAAGAGGACGATCAGGGCTGGTGCTGGGGGGTGAAGGAGGGCGGAGTCGAAGGATTTTATCCGGCCAATTACGTGTTGCCTGTGAAATGA